A genomic stretch from Phocoena phocoena chromosome 9, mPhoPho1.1, whole genome shotgun sequence includes:
- the ZNF804B gene encoding zinc finger protein 804B → MACYLVISSRHLSNGHYRGIKGVFRGPLCKNGSPSLDFPEKEKSTAKALEDVKANFYCELCDKQYHKHQEFDNHINSYDHAHKQRLKELKQREFARNVASKSWKDEKKQEKALKRLHQLAELRQQSECVSGNGPAYKAPRVAIEKQLQQGIFPVKSGRKVSCMKSALLLKGKNLSRSISDKQQSTTPNQHQLQTDRCLFGNQVPQTPSNLSNANHRTGVSFSFSKKVHLKLESSASVFSENTEETHDCNKSPVYKTKQTTEKCMRCRFANEDTHLTKEKDRNILSSHLESILHNPFSVSSEILQDKNDSVDETLEDSIGIHASFSKSNIHLSDVDFTPSSRAKETRNTVRNTSENLNNHSCQANVSSSPPNIYKHSDARIFECLDELPSIEPSEQSSTVHLNPNSRKEKKEKSLDKIERVSRNVQGLVREAYPRDVKSKQLPYLHVQSKDGHTTLQWPTELLLFTKTEPCISYGCNPLYFDFKLSRNTKDGHYPEDLKTELLKEPSEMKTTMENQVSGLIKDQQKLIQEDNPSLKPKMMLANPDWENFQRKRNLGYNNSKPSASEHNFSASDLEMKNPEVPAYRDISLKNCVRKNNNSDNELKEPSRAHWQSCQRAILNDANEGLSFSPYISRTKKHKPISCDPHLDFEDGNKFTWNSSPYTVRGHSDHGKDFSVILNSNHISMTSRVSGCGKASYKRSSPKVSVNTCSSPSDTSPGSTSSLRSTCSKHRSSSHGRGNLLYFCKREHNSVERHKRKRRKHSCLFLSDELAKSDCSQSETRSDRGCKLWESVKNEKYSKHGYGRCRGKYKLGKNQQFSGSKSKRITRCDSSSRFSCAGNSENPPNCQGPQHSRLGSYSREKMYYLNKSERSQPSLDSPHICYLEKVKPMQCNSGNISCLLKNCSSSPSETTELNTVEGERTPLTAKGLLERVQAKKCQEQSTHFEISSNSCKNESEAPSQIQCTVQFTPPGCNRHALPLSEKIQNTSRRRKDKGSAMQRTIDKDKVKNSQTNDFTVLVDTDCDDHLSKGIIHVVAESQLPNMKKFPTTKEQSESLISEVQPFIQSCDPVPKDFPGAFSSNRYTGVTDSTETKEDQINLDLQDVSMHMNQVEGNINSYYDRTMQKHDKVADDLEVCHKSLSPPLIQQPITFSPDEIDKYKLLQLQAQQHMQKQLLSKHLRVVPAAGPTAFSPASAIQTVPGHQQASLTTIHHTFLQHFVSASINAHSSHLPIAHLHPLSQPHFNPFTFSTLTPTIIPAHPTFLAGHPLHLVTAAPCHPSHITLQPLPPAAFIPTLFGPHFNPATTSIIHLNPLIQPLFQGQDLCHHSCSSQMQPLNGVKEALNVSAHLN, encoded by the exons AGACTGAAAGAATTAAAGCAACGTGAATTTGCTAGAAATGTAGCTTCCAAGTCatggaaagatgaaaagaaacaagaaaaagcactTAAGCGACTTCATCAGCTGGCTGAGTTAAGGCAACAGTCTGAATG TGTTTCTGGAAATGGACCAGCATACAAAGCCCCCAGGGTAGCTATAGAAAAGCAACTCCAGCAAGGAATTTTCCCAGTTAAGAGTGGCAGAAAGGTATCGTGCATGAAGAGTGCTCTTCTCCTTAAAGGAAAGAATCTCTCCAGAAGCATTTCTGATAAACAGCAGTCCACCACACCAAATCAACACCAGTTACAAACGGACAGATGTTTGTTTGGAAATCAGGTACCACAAACACCCTCAAATCTTAGCAATGCAAATCACAGGACAGgagtgtcattttctttttccaaaaaagtGCATCTAAAATTAGAATCTTCAGCATCAGTTTTCAGTGAGAACACAGAAGAAACCCACGACTGTAACAAGTCACCCgtctataaaacaaaacaaaccacagaGAAATGCATGCGCTGCAGGTTTGCAAATGAAGATACACACCTCACTAAGGAAAAAGATAGAAACATCTTATCAAGCCATCTGGAAAGTATTTTACACAATCCCTTCTCCGTAAGTTCTGAAATTTTGCAAGACAAAAATGACTCTGTTGATGAAACACTAGAAGATTCGATTGGCATTCATGCTTCGTTCAGTAAATCTAACATTCATCTTTCAGATGTGGATTTTACTCCTTCcagcagagcaaaggaaactagaAATACAGTGAGGAACACTTCAGAAAACCTCAATAATCACTCATGCCAAGCAAATGTTTCCTCCAGCCCACCAAACATTTACAAGCACAGTGATGCCAGGATATTTGAATGTTTGGATGAGCTTCCATCAATAGAGCCAAGTGAACAAAGCAGTACAGTTCATCTGAATCCCAACtccagaaaggagaagaaagaaaagtcattaGATAAAATAGAAAGAGTTAGCAGAAATGTACAAGGTCTTGTGAGAGAGGCATATCCCCGTGATGTGAAGTCCAAACAACTGCCTTATCTCCACGTACAAAGCAAGGATGGCCATACCACTCTCCAGTGGCCTACAGAACTGCTTCTCTTTACAAAAACAGAGCCCTGTATCTCTTATGGCTGCAACccattatattttgattttaagcTTTCTCGAAACACAAAGGATGGCCATTATCCAGAGGACTTAAAAACAGAATTGCTGAAAGAGCCCTCAGAAATGAAGACTACAATGGAAAACCAAGTCTCAGGTTTAATTAAAGACCAACAAAAACTGATCCAAGAAGATAATCCGTCTCTGAAACCAAAGATGATGTTAGCTAATCCAGATTGGGAAAATTTCCAGAGAAAACGTAATTTGGGCTACAACAATTCTAAGCCCAGCGCGAGTGAACATAATTTTAGTGCAAgtgatttggaaatgaaaaatcCTGAAGTGCCTGCTTACCGTGATATCTCTCTAAAGAATTGtgtaagaaagaataataatagtgataatgaaCTTAAGGAACCTTCAAGGGCCCATTGGCAAAGCTGCCAAAGGGCAATTCTAAATGATGCAAATGAGGGCCTATCTTTTTCTCCTTATATCTCTAGGACTAAAAAACATAAACCGATTTCCTGTGATCCTCATTTGGATTTTGAAGATGGGAATAAATTCACCTGGAATTCTAGTCCTTACACAGTAAGGGGCCACAGTGACCATGGAAAGGACTTCAGTGTAATTTTGAATAGTAACCACATCAGTATGACCAGCAGGGTTTCTGGATGTGGAAAAGCAAGTTACAAGAGAAGTTCTCCAAAGGTGTCTGTGAATACATGTTCTAGCCCTTCAGACACATCCCCTGGCAGTACATCCAGCTTGAGAAGTACTTGTTCAAAGCATAGGTCCAGTAGTCATGGTAGAGGTAACTTGCTCTACTTTTGTAAAAGAGAACACAACTCAGTCGAAAGGCACAAACGGAAACGCCGAAAGCACAGCTGTCTCTTCTTATCTGATGAGCTAGCAAAGAGTGACTGCTCACAGTCTGAAACCCGGAGTGACAGGGGCTGCAAGTTGTGGGAatcagttaaaaatgaaaaatattcaaaacatggTTATGGTCGCTGCAGAGGAAAATATAAACTGGGCAAAAATCAACAATTTTCAGGGTCAAAATCCAAGAGAATCACCCGTTGTGATTCTAGCTCACGGTTTTCTTGTGCTGGAAACAGTGAAAATCCACCTAATTGCCAGGGACCTCAGCACAGCAGATTGGGCTCTTACTCAAGAGAGAAAATGTATTActtaaataaaagtgaaagaagtcaaccGTCTTTGGACAGCCCTCATATTTGTTATCTGGAAAAAGTAAAACCCATGCAATGTAACTCTGGGAATATCAGCTGTCTTCTAAAGAACTGTTCAAGCAGCCCTTCAGAAACCACAGAGTTGAACACTGTAGAAGGAGAGAGGACTCCCCTGACAGCCAAAGGTCTTTTAGAAAGAGTACAAGCCAAGAAATGTCAGGAACAATCAACTCATTTTGAGATCTCTTCAAACAGCTGTAAAAATGAATCAGAGGCTCCTTCACAAATCCAATGCACAGTGCAATTTACACCACCAGGCTGTAACAGACATGCATTGCCTTTGTCTGAAAAAATACAGAACACAAGtagaagaagaaaggataaaGGTAGTGCAATGCAAAGAACTATTGACAAAGACAAAGTCAAAAATTCCCAGACAAATGATTTTACTGTTTTAGTAGACACTGATTGTGATGATCATCTTTCTAAAGGTATAATTCACGTAGTAGCAGAGTCTCAGTTACCAAACATGAAAAAGTttccaacaacaaaagaacaatcAGAGTCATTAATTAGTGAAGTCCAACCTTTTATTCAAAGCTGTGACCCAGTACCAAAAGATTTCCCTGGTGCTTTCTCATCTAATAGATATACTGGTGTTACTGATTCAACAGAGACCAAAGAGGACCAAATAAATCTAGACTTACAGGATGTAAGCATGCATATGAATCAGGTAGAGGGGAATATAAACTCTTACTATGACAGAACTATGCAGAAGCATGACAAAGTAGCAGATGACTTAGAAGTGTGTcataaatctctctctcccccattaaTTCAACAGCCCATAACATTTTCACCTgatgaaatagataaatataaGCTCCTACAGCTACAAGCCCAGCAGCATATGCAGAAACAGCTCCTATCAAAGCATCTTCGAGTTGTGCCTGCTGCAGGGCCCACTGCCTTCTCTCCAGCCTCTGCTATACAGACAGTTCCAGGTCACCAGCAGGCTTCTCTCACCACCATCCACCACACGTTCCTGCAGCATTTTGTTTCGGCTTCCATAAATGCCCATAGCAGTCACCTCCCTATAGCTCATCTGCATCCTCTTTCCCAGCCacattttaatccattcacattttcaACTCTGACTCCAACCATCATCCCTGCACACCCCACTTTCTTAGCGGGTCATCCCCTGCACTTGGTCACTGCTGCTCCCTGCCACCCATCTCACATAACACTtcagcccctgccccctgcagcatTTATCCCCACATTGTTTGGCCCTCACTTCAACCCGGCCACAACTTCTATCATCCACTTGAATCCTTTAATTCAACCACTATTTCAAGGTCAAGATCTTTGCCATCATTCTTGCTCCAGTCAGATGCAACCATTAAATGGAGTGAAAGAGGCCTTAAATGTGTCAGCTCACTTGAACTAA